The DNA region GGGCACAGCACCTGGCATGTTTGTCACACAATAGTGAATGACGTCATCTACGACGTAGATTGGATTTTCGTGCGTGGTGGGACGGCTTGTTTGGCAACAGCCTCCCTGATCAATAGCCACATCAATCAACACTGATCCAGGTTGCATACACTTAACCATTGCTTGAGTGATAAGTTTAGGGGCCGAACCACCAGGTACAAGCACAGCGCCAATAACTAGATCTGACTGACACACATAAGATTCGATTGTTTCAAGTGTGGGTACAATGGTTTTCACCCTTGACTCTAGCAGGATGTCGAGTTCTCGCAAGCGCTTAGGACTTTTGTCAATAATGACAACTTCAGAACCCATGCCAAGACATATTCGGGCTGCATTCGTACCCACAACTCCCCCACCGATGATGGTGGTACGCCCGGGATGCACCCCTGGAACACCCCCCAAAAGGATACCGAGTCCATTTTGGGTTTTTTCAAGATAATGCGCACCGGCTTGTGCTGCCATACGTCCGGCAACTTCACTCATTGGCGCCAGGAGAGGGAGTCCACCTAGATGATCCGTAACTGTTTCGTAAGCAATAGCAATACAGCGGCTGTCAATTAAGCCTTGTGCTTGAATGGGATCTGGCGCTAGGTGCAAAAAAGCAAAGAGGATTTGCCCCTCATGCAATAAGTGAAACTCATTCTCTTGAGGTTCCTTGACCTTGACGATCAGCTCAGCGCGCTCATAGACTTCTTCCTTGGTTTGTACAACTTTTGCGCCTGCTTGGGCATAATCATGATCTTGAAAACCAATGCCAACTCCTGTTTGCGATTCGGTCAACACTTGATGCCCATGGTGCACAAGCTCACGTACACTGGCCGGCACCAGGCCTGCTCTAAATTCTAACGCTTTTATCTCTTTTGGTACGCCAATGATCATGAAATAAGGCCGTCCATTGTTGTTCTTTTGCTATTATTGGCGGTGAAAGTTAAGGTTTTCTTAACTCAACAGTTTGCTCTTGCAAAAACGACCTGCAAGTGACTATATTAGGGATGTAAGCAAGGATTTTGCCTGCAATTTTTGAAAACCTTAAGGGGTGCTTGGCGTGCTTGATTATGAGGCGTTGGGTGCTTGCTAATGAATGAGGAAAAATGATGAGTAAAGTAATTGGTATCGATCTCGGTACAACCAATTCGTGCGTTGCTGTTATGGATGGAAAGGATGCACGGGTTATTGAAAACGCAGAAGGTGTCCGTACTACTCCTTCGATGGTTGCCTTCACAGACAACAAAGAGCGCTTGGTTGGGCAATCTGCAAAGCGGCAGGCTGTCACGAACCCCCAAAATACTCTGTTTGCAATCAAGCGATTGATTGGCCGGAGGTTTAGTGATCCACTGACGAAAAAGGACCAAGACCTTGTGCCATTCAAGATTGTAGAGAGCGATTCGGGTGACGCTTGGGTTAAAGCGCAAGGCGAAAATTATAGTCCAAGCCAGGTTAGCGCTTTTATTTTGCAAAAAATGAAAGAGACAGCAGAAAATCACCTTGGTGAAAAAGTCACGCAAGCAGTGATTACGGTCCCGGCTTATTTTAATGATGCCCAACGCCAAGCAACTAAGGATGCTGGAAAAATTGCTGGTCTCGAGGTCTTGCGTATTATTAACGAACCCACAGCTGCTGCTTTGTCTTATGGGTTAGACAAAAATGAAGGTGGTATGATTGCCGTTTACGACCTTGGTGGTGGAACATTCGATGTATCGATTCTGGAAATCGGCGATGGGGTTTTTGAAGTTAAATCGACGAACGGAGATACTTTTCTTGGCGGTGAAGACTTTGATAAGCGAGTTATCGACCATTTGGCTGATCAGTTCAAGCAAGAGCAGGGTATTAATTTAAGAGATGATCCGCTAGCATTGCAACGTCTGAAGGAAGCAGCTGAAAAAGCTAAGATTGAGTTGTCGGCGACCATGGAGACGGAAATCAATCTTCCCTTCATCACCGCAGATGCGTCAGGACCTAAGCACTTAACCGTTAAGCTTTCCCGCTCAAAGCTAGAATCTTTAGTTGCTGACCTAGTTGAGCGCACGGTTGACCCTTGTAAAAAAGCTTTAAAGGACGCCGGTCTTTCCGCAGGTGACATCAAAGAGGTGATCTTGGTTGGTGGTATGACTCGTATGCCCAAGGTTATTGATACGGTTAAGAATTTCTTTGGTCGTGAACCACACCGTGGTGTAAACCCTGATGAAGTTGTTGCCATTGGTGCAGCCGTT from Pseudomonadota bacterium includes:
- the ald gene encoding alanine dehydrogenase, which encodes MIIGVPKEIKALEFRAGLVPASVRELVHHGHQVLTESQTGVGIGFQDHDYAQAGAKVVQTKEEVYERAELIVKVKEPQENEFHLLHEGQILFAFLHLAPDPIQAQGLIDSRCIAIAYETVTDHLGGLPLLAPMSEVAGRMAAQAGAHYLEKTQNGLGILLGGVPGVHPGRTTIIGGGVVGTNAARICLGMGSEVVIIDKSPKRLRELDILLESRVKTIVPTLETIESYVCQSDLVIGAVLVPGGSAPKLITQAMVKCMQPGSVLIDVAIDQGGCCQTSRPTTHENPIYVVDDVIHYCVTNMPGAVPRTSAFALNNATLPHILNIASKGVHQALRDDEHLRNGLNVYRGAITHQTVAQALDIPYVFAHEVLKT
- the dnaK gene encoding molecular chaperone DnaK, which codes for MSKVIGIDLGTTNSCVAVMDGKDARVIENAEGVRTTPSMVAFTDNKERLVGQSAKRQAVTNPQNTLFAIKRLIGRRFSDPLTKKDQDLVPFKIVESDSGDAWVKAQGENYSPSQVSAFILQKMKETAENHLGEKVTQAVITVPAYFNDAQRQATKDAGKIAGLEVLRIINEPTAAALSYGLDKNEGGMIAVYDLGGGTFDVSILEIGDGVFEVKSTNGDTFLGGEDFDKRVIDHLADQFKQEQGINLRDDPLALQRLKEAAEKAKIELSATMETEINLPFITADASGPKHLTVKLSRSKLESLVADLVERTVDPCKKALKDAGLSAGDIKEVILVGGMTRMPKVIDTVKNFFGREPHRGVNPDEVVAIGAAVQGGVLKGDVKDVLLLDVTPLSLGIETLGGVFTRLIDRNTTIPTKKSQVFSTADDNQSAVTISVYQGEREIAQQNKALGQFNLEGIAPAPRGMPQIEVTFDIDANGIVNVSAKDKATGKEQQIRIEASGGLSDDEINKMVKDAEVHAEEDKKRKELIEARNHAEGLTHSTEKSLKEFGDKISVEEKQAIETALEELKEVSKGEDLGAIQSKTETLSQVSMKLGEAMYKANQEAQTTGDEAGTQTTESPENVVDAEFEEVDADKSDTTSENGDNEQKQA